From Bacillus basilensis, a single genomic window includes:
- a CDS encoding multidrug resistance efflux transporter family protein yields MRPIFLGICAAFFFAFTFILNRAMELSGGSWIWSASLRFIFMLPFLLLLVMSRKKLKVLLQVMREDLSAWFLWSFVGFGLFYAPLCFAAAHAPGWIIAGTWQVTIISGSLLAPLFIQTYQTPDGIIKKRGKIPMKGMSMSLIILLGIFLMQMEQAKSLAVKDIMLGIIPVIVASFAYPLGNRKMMEVCGDRLDAYQRVLGMTLASLPFWFLLSLYGLFTAGIPSKEQTMQSILVAICSGVIATILFFKATDMVKGDMQKLATVEATQSMEVLFAVIGELILLHSSFPSILSWFGMFVIMLGMIAHSYVSHKGEIVHNQNISA; encoded by the coding sequence TTGCGCCCTATTTTTTTAGGTATATGTGCGGCTTTCTTTTTTGCTTTCACATTTATACTGAATCGAGCAATGGAATTATCAGGTGGTAGCTGGATATGGAGTGCTTCATTAAGGTTTATTTTCATGCTTCCATTCCTTTTACTTCTTGTTATGAGTCGAAAAAAATTAAAAGTATTATTACAAGTTATGAGAGAGGATTTAAGTGCATGGTTTTTATGGAGTTTTGTAGGTTTTGGTCTATTTTATGCTCCATTATGTTTTGCTGCTGCACATGCACCAGGATGGATTATTGCGGGGACATGGCAAGTTACTATTATATCAGGATCTTTGTTAGCTCCTCTTTTTATCCAAACCTATCAAACACCAGATGGAATTATTAAGAAAAGAGGAAAAATTCCAATGAAGGGTATGAGTATGTCATTGATTATTCTTCTTGGTATTTTCCTTATGCAAATGGAACAAGCAAAATCACTTGCTGTAAAAGATATTATGTTAGGTATTATCCCTGTAATTGTAGCTTCTTTTGCTTACCCACTCGGGAATCGTAAGATGATGGAGGTTTGTGGAGATCGTCTAGATGCTTATCAACGTGTCCTTGGAATGACATTAGCTAGCTTACCGTTTTGGTTTTTACTATCCTTGTACGGTCTTTTTACAGCAGGAATACCTAGTAAGGAGCAAACTATGCAATCTATTTTAGTTGCTATTTGCTCTGGTGTAATTGCAACTATCTTATTTTTTAAAGCGACTGATATGGTTAAAGGAGATATGCAGAAACTTGCAACCGTTGAAGCAACACAATCCATGGAGGTGCTTTTTGCTGTTATCGGAGAACTAATCTTATTACATTCTTCATTCCCCTCTATTTTATCTTGGTTTGGGATGTTTGTAATAATGCTAGGAATGATAGCACACAGTTATGTTTCCCATAAAGGTGAAATAGTGCATAACCAAAATATTAGTGCTTAA
- a CDS encoding GntR family transcriptional regulator produces the protein MKKDIIKPIKRMSFRDEVYLTLKKAIVTLELQPEQRLNDKELAEEFGISRTPVREALKRLEDEGLVESIPGSFTRVAPLNIEEAKHAFTVVAVLHSLAARLAVPLLKESDIQELEFSNKALLLSIEKKDIIKAIEADELFHNVFLDVAGNPEIIRALERSISKIQRLEISQFTSINGLKSVEQHQQIIEACKNKDKETTAHLVEQNWLSLEKLMTYEID, from the coding sequence ATGAAAAAAGATATTATTAAACCCATTAAACGTATGTCATTTAGAGATGAAGTATATCTAACTTTGAAAAAAGCAATCGTTACATTAGAGCTGCAACCGGAGCAACGCTTAAATGACAAAGAGTTAGCAGAAGAATTTGGAATTAGCCGTACTCCAGTTAGAGAGGCGTTGAAGCGTCTTGAGGATGAAGGACTTGTTGAATCTATTCCTGGTTCATTTACTCGTGTGGCACCATTAAATATTGAGGAGGCGAAACACGCATTTACTGTGGTAGCAGTTTTACACTCGTTAGCTGCTCGTTTAGCAGTACCATTATTAAAAGAGTCGGATATTCAAGAATTGGAGTTCAGTAATAAGGCATTACTATTATCTATTGAGAAAAAAGATATTATAAAAGCAATTGAAGCTGACGAGTTATTCCACAATGTTTTTTTAGATGTGGCAGGAAATCCTGAAATCATTCGTGCGTTAGAACGAAGTATATCTAAGATCCAACGTCTCGAGATTTCTCAGTTCACTTCTATAAATGGTCTAAAGTCAGTAGAACAACATCAGCAAATTATAGAGGCATGCAAAAATAAAGATAAAGAGACAACAGCACATCTTGTAGAACAAAACTGGTTAAGTCTTGAGAAATTAATGACTTATGAGATAGATTGA
- the hfq gene encoding RNA chaperone Hfq, whose product MYNLQEDMYEQLKEKKGEVTVFLTNGVPVRGQILATDKFTVLMMVHGKQQLVYKQAISTILK is encoded by the coding sequence ATGTATAACTTACAAGAAGATATGTATGAACAATTGAAAGAGAAAAAAGGGGAAGTTACTGTATTTTTAACGAATGGTGTTCCAGTACGTGGGCAGATCCTTGCAACAGATAAATTTACCGTCCTAATGATGGTTCATGGTAAGCAACAACTAGTCTACAAGCAAGCAATTTCCACAATTCTTAAGTAA
- a CDS encoding DUF2785 domain-containing protein: MSDTRIKLMLDLQRIEKDEYQLHEGEQHQDFLPLLLQYIGDPQPELRDNLIYSMFYMWIKEENRFSEEELRSLLTVLTDENHLFYSIGSEDDQSVFTRTFSALPIALIVQRHRQNPFLNQAEIEQLMHVMLRYYKEEKDLRGYLSVGGWAHSASHGADVFVELVQCEESSVAMLREVLVAISGMLHNGRHIFSDEDDERLVNIVDTMIDKELLPHQEIANWISGLAQCCNLPRSRSQVIARVNSKNFLRSLYFRRGQDSRGNELNTVILGTEAILNKFSFS; the protein is encoded by the coding sequence ATGAGCGATACAAGGATTAAATTGATGCTGGATTTACAAAGAATTGAGAAGGATGAGTATCAGTTACACGAAGGTGAGCAGCATCAAGATTTCTTACCTTTGTTACTTCAATATATTGGCGATCCTCAGCCAGAATTACGGGATAACCTGATTTATTCGATGTTTTATATGTGGATTAAGGAAGAGAATAGATTCAGTGAAGAGGAGTTACGAAGCCTCTTAACTGTTCTGACTGATGAGAACCATTTGTTCTATAGTATTGGTAGCGAGGATGATCAGTCAGTTTTTACAAGGACGTTCTCTGCCTTACCTATCGCTTTGATTGTGCAACGCCACAGACAGAATCCATTTTTAAATCAAGCGGAAATTGAGCAATTAATGCATGTGATGCTCCGTTATTATAAAGAGGAGAAGGATCTGCGAGGTTACCTTTCAGTAGGAGGCTGGGCTCACAGCGCGTCTCATGGTGCGGATGTTTTTGTTGAGCTGGTGCAGTGCGAGGAGAGCAGCGTCGCAATGCTGCGTGAGGTTCTTGTCGCTATTTCTGGCATGCTTCATAATGGTAGACACATTTTTAGCGATGAGGATGATGAGCGGTTGGTAAACATCGTGGATACGATGATTGACAAAGAGTTACTTCCACATCAAGAAATCGCTAATTGGATTAGCGGCTTAGCGCAATGCTGCAATTTGCCGAGAAGTCGCAGTCAGGTGATTGCTCGCGTGAACAGCAAGAATTTTTTACGCAGTCTCTATTTCAGAAGGGGACAAGATAGCCGAGGGAATGAGCTTAACACGGTCATACTTGGTACTGAGGCAATATTGAACAAGTTTTCTTTCAGTTAA
- a CDS encoding alpha/beta fold hydrolase, giving the protein MTIQNEKIIDICDNRRLLNKYSRNSIPSVIFIAGLGDSYETWKKVQDRISQKTSTFSYNRSGIGRSQVASVPTTCYDLVEELNELLLALEVEKPYILVGHSFGGLVARLYASLYPLNICGMVLVDAAPEYKELAYEKVLPENLLARNREYYENPMLNSEKIDKIQSYKQIVDHSNQSNLPLAIITRGLPDNVEEGWPSQEILKIEQKLQAEFQWLSTSSKYRIASRSGHYIHHDEPEVVIEEIMLMLKEMGK; this is encoded by the coding sequence GTGACTATACAAAATGAAAAGATAATTGATATCTGTGATAACCGCAGACTATTAAATAAATATTCACGTAACAGTATTCCAAGCGTAATCTTCATAGCAGGGTTAGGCGATAGCTATGAGACATGGAAAAAAGTCCAAGACCGAATATCGCAAAAAACATCAACCTTTTCCTATAACAGGTCGGGTATTGGCAGGAGTCAAGTCGCATCCGTCCCGACGACTTGCTATGATCTAGTCGAGGAGCTCAACGAATTGTTGCTAGCGCTTGAAGTGGAGAAGCCCTATATATTGGTGGGGCATTCTTTTGGTGGTTTGGTCGCTAGATTATATGCCAGCCTTTATCCACTGAACATCTGTGGTATGGTTTTGGTTGACGCTGCACCGGAATATAAAGAACTTGCCTATGAAAAGGTTCTACCCGAAAATCTGCTTGCAAGAAATAGGGAATATTACGAGAATCCTATGTTGAATAGTGAGAAGATTGATAAAATACAAAGTTATAAGCAAATCGTCGATCATTCAAATCAAAGTAACCTCCCTCTTGCAATTATTACAAGAGGTTTACCTGACAATGTTGAAGAGGGATGGCCATCTCAAGAAATATTGAAAATTGAGCAAAAACTCCAAGCAGAATTCCAATGGCTATCAACGTCAAGCAAGTACCGGATTGCTAGTCGAAGTGGACATTATATTCATCATGATGAGCCCGAAGTTGTTATAGAGGAGATTATGTTAATGTTGAAGGAGATGGGGAAATGA
- a CDS encoding DUF1878 domain-containing protein: MIILFFANFPVFYFLTSAETEEEQVNALRKILIAFHDRLTREEVSIFAQNDHLFSKFKLPLDMLYSPEKPNLDEFKLYITKIFYQEFELKYLLLSLKKQCIFVNVRDYLLEQLKMSNNV, from the coding sequence TTGATTATTTTATTTTTTGCGAACTTTCCTGTTTTTTATTTTTTAACTTCAGCTGAAACTGAAGAAGAACAAGTAAATGCCTTAAGAAAAATTTTAATTGCATTTCATGATCGATTAACTAGAGAAGAAGTTTCGATTTTTGCCCAAAACGATCATTTATTTTCTAAATTTAAACTTCCTTTAGATATGCTATACAGCCCAGAAAAGCCTAATTTAGATGAGTTTAAACTATATATCACTAAGATTTTTTATCAAGAATTTGAATTGAAATACTTATTATTAAGTTTAAAAAAACAATGTATTTTTGTGAATGTCCGTGATTATCTTTTAGAGCAATTAAAAATGAGTAATAACGTTTGA